The Tautonia marina genome contains a region encoding:
- a CDS encoding DUF4198 domain-containing protein: MRQLGWRATVWGALAGLMLQVGANGSASAHEIKVMASRLVTEPGSRDTVYLSWGHILPIDLPIDAEAIKDYRLHTPSGSVSYLATDGYSLQANEVRVEEEGLYTAEATRHPSVYTVVVDERGQHRHVMAPKPEAQAQGGTIDYSARSHQFAKALLISGDAHEEATKTLGHAFEIVPLDGPEAWTAGSDLRVQVLFQGKPAARQDVFARFIGFKPDLAWCFAIPTDNEGIATIRVDRAGTWIIRAQKTLPAAEEDRSQFDVESFTATVALEVLP; this comes from the coding sequence ATGAGACAACTCGGTTGGCGAGCAACGGTTTGGGGAGCCCTCGCGGGGCTGATGCTCCAAGTGGGGGCGAATGGCTCCGCATCGGCGCACGAAATCAAGGTGATGGCCAGCCGGCTGGTGACCGAGCCGGGGAGCCGAGACACGGTCTACCTCTCCTGGGGTCACATCCTGCCGATTGATCTGCCGATCGATGCCGAGGCGATCAAGGATTACCGGCTTCATACGCCGTCGGGGTCGGTCAGCTACCTGGCGACCGATGGCTACTCGCTCCAGGCCAATGAGGTGCGAGTGGAGGAAGAGGGGCTCTACACGGCCGAGGCAACGCGGCATCCGTCCGTCTACACCGTCGTCGTGGATGAGCGTGGCCAGCACCGTCATGTCATGGCTCCCAAACCGGAAGCTCAGGCCCAGGGGGGAACAATCGATTACTCCGCCCGAAGCCACCAGTTCGCCAAGGCGCTCTTGATCTCGGGAGACGCTCACGAGGAGGCCACCAAAACGCTCGGTCACGCGTTCGAGATTGTTCCGCTCGACGGTCCCGAGGCATGGACCGCGGGTTCCGATCTTCGTGTTCAGGTGCTCTTTCAGGGCAAGCCGGCGGCAAGGCAAGACGTCTTTGCTCGATTCATCGGCTTCAAGCCCGACCTGGCCTGGTGTTTCGCGATTCCGACGGACAACGAGGGGATTGCCACCATCAGGGTTGATCGCGCGGGGACCTGGATCATCCGGGCTCAGAAGACCCTCCCGGCGGCCGAGGAGGACCGTTCCCAGTTCGACGTCGAGTCGTTCACAGCTACCGTGGCTCTGGAAGTCCTTCCCTGA
- a CDS encoding RNA polymerase sigma factor, which translates to MASDGPATRPDESQDLRRFLDRIRAGDDDAARELLGRYEAEVRLVVRRQLPRLLRSRFDSLDFMQSVWGSFFRRMRGSDGPADFEDSRHLVAFLAKAAKNKVIDEYRRAGSQKQDMHREEPLWVDGDRPRDLPGRDDSPSEVAEAREALSRLRDLMPSDRHAIIELKAQGLSSRDVGDRLGISERTVQRVIEDLKRRLDLERESEPSRDEQDASTPRTGSTDGLFPRRRHE; encoded by the coding sequence ATGGCGAGCGACGGTCCGGCCACAAGGCCTGACGAAAGCCAAGACCTGCGCCGATTCCTCGATCGCATTCGCGCGGGGGATGACGATGCGGCCCGAGAACTGCTCGGGCGGTACGAGGCTGAGGTCCGTCTGGTCGTCCGTCGCCAGTTGCCCCGGCTCCTGCGCTCGCGGTTCGACTCCCTCGACTTCATGCAAAGCGTTTGGGGGAGTTTTTTCCGACGGATGCGAGGCAGCGACGGCCCGGCCGATTTCGAAGATTCCCGCCACCTTGTCGCCTTTCTGGCCAAGGCTGCGAAGAACAAGGTGATCGACGAATACCGTCGCGCGGGCAGTCAGAAGCAGGACATGCACCGGGAGGAACCCCTCTGGGTGGACGGAGATCGCCCCCGAGACCTTCCCGGACGTGACGACTCTCCCAGCGAGGTCGCCGAAGCGCGGGAAGCCCTCTCCCGGCTCCGTGACCTGATGCCGTCGGATCGGCACGCGATCATCGAGTTGAAGGCCCAGGGGCTTTCCAGCCGCGATGTGGGGGATCGGCTCGGAATCAGTGAACGCACGGTTCAGCGGGTCATCGAGGACCTCAAGCGACGTCTCGACCTGGAACGCGAATCGGAACCGTCCCGAGACGAACAGGATGCCTCGACGCCCAGGACGGGATCCACGGACGGACTATTCCCACGCCGCCGACACGAATGA
- a CDS encoding DUF1559 domain-containing protein: MTRSRRGFTLIELLVVIAIIGLLIALLLPAVQAAREAARRAQCVNHLKQLGIALHNYHGALGSFPIGYTFYDAPWPGDPTVPGGHAKWGVLAHLTPYLEQSAVHDAINFDFPIIGGPNQSYAPFPENLSALSTKVSLFHCPSDGIDRPTPPIYGTNYVATAGSGLDVPANGYRQIDGTFYINSSTTLAEIRDGSSNTAVMSESLIGPGGPYNIPAADMAEDARRYIRHVNTLTDADCRAAANVHPNKRSNWADGDANATTYSHWYAPNPAEPSCNRHSVGWSEASSNHPGGVNLLLGDGSVRFIKDSVSPETWRALATRKGGEVISADQL; the protein is encoded by the coding sequence ATGACGCGATCACGTCGCGGCTTTACCCTGATCGAACTGCTGGTGGTCATTGCCATCATCGGGCTCTTGATCGCCTTGCTTCTCCCCGCGGTGCAGGCGGCCCGAGAGGCGGCACGACGGGCGCAATGCGTCAATCACCTGAAGCAACTGGGAATCGCTTTGCACAATTATCACGGTGCACTCGGCAGCTTCCCAATCGGCTATACCTTTTACGATGCTCCCTGGCCGGGTGATCCCACAGTCCCTGGTGGCCACGCCAAGTGGGGAGTGCTGGCCCACCTGACCCCTTATCTGGAGCAGTCGGCCGTTCACGACGCGATCAACTTCGATTTCCCCATCATCGGCGGGCCGAACCAGTCGTATGCCCCGTTCCCCGAGAACCTCTCGGCCCTGTCCACCAAGGTCAGCCTGTTCCACTGCCCGAGCGACGGGATCGACCGGCCCACGCCACCGATCTACGGCACGAACTACGTGGCCACGGCCGGATCGGGCCTCGACGTGCCCGCCAACGGTTACCGGCAGATCGACGGCACCTTCTACATCAATTCCTCGACCACGCTGGCCGAGATCCGCGACGGGTCGAGCAACACGGCCGTCATGTCGGAGAGCCTTATCGGCCCCGGCGGCCCCTACAACATCCCCGCGGCGGACATGGCCGAGGACGCTCGTCGCTACATCCGGCACGTCAACACCCTGACCGACGCCGATTGTCGGGCCGCCGCCAACGTCCACCCCAACAAGCGAAGCAACTGGGCCGACGGCGACGCCAACGCCACCACATACTCCCACTGGTACGCACCCAATCCCGCCGAACCGAGCTGTAATCGCCACTCCGTCGGCTGGAGTGAGGCCAGCAGCAACCACCCCGGCGGCGTGAACCTCCTGCTCGGTGACGGCTCCGTCCGGTTTATCAAGGATTCCGTCTCCCCCGAAACCTGGCGAGCCCTTGCTACCCGCAAGGGAGGAGAGGTGATCAGCGCCGATCAGCTCTGA
- a CDS encoding serine/threonine-protein kinase, with protein MIEPTRPSDLATSSGRTWDDASSPAAARIVRRFEDDWRRSPPDARPDPRAYLPDDPTEQPGAWLALLRADLGLRWDAGEAVRVEQYRARYPDLDEQTLVALLYEEFCLFEETGSNPDPTDYERRFPELASALRRVFDIHALIGGSASPMVGSTQSNFNSGRSTRSAEAAAVDSVEFPEAGETIGGFRLAEELGRGSFARVYLAHERLLADRPVALKVATTGSREPQTLARLQHTHIVPVHSYRVDPVTGLHLLCMPFFGRTTLADVLSDPATLAARSGSDLLAVLDRVEPPEDDRPRASTAARKALTGRSFSGAIAWWGARLAEALQHAHDRGVLHRDVKPTNVLVTGDGLPMLLDFNLAISPILDESENDSAKLGGTLAYMAPEHIEGLAEGIDTGVDARADVFALGVVLFEAIAGTRPFPVVRQARSVPEAFWKTAEQRRAGAPPLQRGGRPVSPALEAVIRRSLEPDVERRYQSAAELAADLQAIANDGPLRHATEPIASRSLRWLRRNRVRFVMAAPAVVAGSILLATVHDARVRRVAAQGEVRRVIEQAEMYQQAGKLDAAIQGYGFAMQAAAKHPSLAKLWWEAQEKRLWAIHIEQLERHTIEFFEEAEWLRYRLFGFVEPERPPGDALRGLLSPFGVFSEIDWAANDDFDRLQPERRRRLLEAVPQLLFLRAVHLWLTEPAGAAPTVEIADLRDRAVRAMPIDDPRRAAWDALCRELGILRPAIAPASGQTLSARERARQTAEAAFLLGIASAARYQGTRAPADASRAITWLEAAVRGRPDAYWPRFYLATFALESGRINDALRHADAAVALNPSTPWALFNRALAARASGNTATALGDLRAASARIPSGDRDRLRDRIELNVGLVLLQRGDRAGARAAFESIVGEAPVGLALGRLGTDLLLASGTSGVASGLGSAGTQTAIGAIAASSGTRFERAARLDLARLDAEAGRPALALLTYSDLLVNEPAQREARLGRALILLASGEQQKALADAESLVAQARAFQDRTLATVSWADRRPLAELLEFRGRCLLATEQPTAALADFAESLAMAPTPARSRLHLRALLATRPGGSLRLDDPSVLDLLPGPGLADDLRDAAEALASPPASAEASPVPRMLTRATVLAGLGETEEAETVASEAALIAPDASLPRLVRARIRHRSGDLAGALADLDAALALRPNDLASLILRGQVLCESGRPLDAMNDLNRASVLGRDDASLHRARALALAAIGHLDAAIADLSEALTRDPHDPILSLLRARLHRRAGQPAAARADLDHALAWSTDRPELRALIAWTRRLRPLADENTPDGLRGAEELTTVTRSR; from the coding sequence ATGATCGAGCCTACCCGCCCGTCGGACCTGGCCACGTCTTCCGGCCGGACCTGGGACGATGCCTCATCGCCCGCCGCCGCCCGGATCGTTCGCCGCTTTGAGGACGACTGGAGACGCTCGCCACCGGACGCCCGGCCCGATCCCAGGGCGTATCTTCCCGACGATCCGACCGAGCAGCCCGGCGCCTGGCTCGCCTTGCTCCGGGCCGACCTGGGACTGCGATGGGATGCCGGAGAGGCCGTCCGTGTTGAGCAATACCGCGCTCGCTACCCCGATCTTGATGAGCAGACCCTCGTCGCCTTGCTGTACGAGGAGTTCTGCCTGTTCGAAGAAACCGGATCGAACCCCGATCCCACCGATTACGAGCGACGGTTCCCGGAACTGGCCTCGGCCTTGCGTCGCGTGTTCGACATTCACGCTCTGATCGGCGGTTCGGCCTCGCCGATGGTCGGCTCGACACAATCCAACTTCAATTCGGGGCGAAGCACCCGATCGGCCGAGGCCGCGGCCGTCGATTCGGTCGAATTTCCCGAGGCCGGTGAGACGATCGGCGGCTTCCGGCTGGCCGAGGAGCTGGGCCGGGGCTCGTTCGCCCGAGTCTACCTGGCTCACGAGCGTCTTCTGGCGGATCGACCGGTCGCGCTGAAGGTCGCCACCACCGGCTCCCGAGAGCCGCAAACCCTGGCCCGATTGCAGCATACGCATATCGTCCCGGTGCACAGTTACCGGGTCGATCCGGTGACGGGGTTGCACCTGCTGTGCATGCCGTTTTTTGGTCGGACCACCCTGGCCGACGTTCTGAGCGATCCGGCCACCCTCGCCGCACGATCAGGGAGCGACTTGCTTGCAGTGCTCGACCGGGTCGAGCCGCCCGAGGATGATCGGCCGCGGGCCTCGACCGCCGCTCGAAAGGCCCTGACCGGTCGCTCCTTCTCCGGAGCGATTGCCTGGTGGGGGGCTCGGCTTGCCGAGGCGTTGCAGCACGCACACGACCGAGGTGTTTTGCACCGCGACGTGAAGCCGACGAACGTCCTCGTTACCGGCGACGGGCTGCCGATGCTCCTCGACTTCAACCTGGCCATCAGCCCGATTCTCGACGAGTCCGAGAACGACTCGGCGAAGCTCGGCGGAACGCTGGCCTACATGGCTCCGGAGCATATTGAAGGGCTGGCCGAAGGGATCGATACGGGGGTCGATGCACGAGCCGACGTCTTCGCCCTCGGTGTTGTCTTGTTTGAGGCGATCGCCGGTACCCGGCCGTTTCCGGTCGTTCGCCAGGCGCGATCGGTGCCGGAAGCCTTCTGGAAGACGGCCGAGCAACGCCGCGCCGGAGCTCCTCCGCTGCAGCGGGGTGGCCGGCCGGTTTCACCAGCCTTGGAGGCGGTCATCCGCCGCAGTCTTGAGCCCGACGTGGAGCGTCGTTACCAATCGGCCGCGGAGTTGGCGGCTGACCTTCAGGCGATTGCCAACGACGGGCCGTTGCGGCACGCTACCGAGCCAATCGCCAGCCGATCGCTTCGCTGGCTGCGTCGCAATCGGGTTCGGTTCGTGATGGCCGCCCCGGCTGTGGTGGCCGGTTCCATCCTCCTCGCCACCGTCCACGATGCTCGGGTTCGTCGGGTCGCGGCGCAAGGGGAGGTTCGACGGGTCATCGAGCAGGCCGAGATGTACCAGCAAGCCGGCAAGCTCGACGCCGCGATTCAGGGATACGGCTTTGCCATGCAGGCCGCCGCCAAGCATCCCTCGCTGGCAAAGCTTTGGTGGGAGGCCCAGGAAAAACGCCTCTGGGCCATTCATATCGAGCAGCTCGAACGTCACACGATCGAGTTCTTTGAGGAGGCCGAGTGGCTTCGCTATCGCCTCTTTGGATTTGTGGAACCGGAGCGGCCACCGGGCGACGCGCTCCGTGGCCTGCTTTCGCCGTTCGGGGTGTTCTCGGAGATCGATTGGGCGGCGAACGACGACTTCGACCGCTTGCAACCCGAGCGTCGTCGTCGGCTGCTCGAAGCGGTGCCCCAGTTGCTGTTCCTTCGAGCCGTCCACCTGTGGCTGACCGAACCCGCCGGGGCAGCCCCCACCGTGGAAATCGCCGACCTGCGCGATCGAGCCGTCCGGGCCATGCCGATCGACGATCCGCGCCGAGCGGCCTGGGACGCCCTCTGCCGAGAACTGGGAATCCTCCGACCGGCCATCGCTCCTGCCTCCGGCCAAACCCTGTCGGCACGAGAACGAGCCCGGCAGACGGCCGAAGCAGCGTTTTTGCTGGGAATTGCCTCGGCGGCACGCTACCAAGGGACCAGAGCCCCGGCCGATGCGTCTCGGGCAATCACCTGGCTGGAAGCCGCCGTCAGGGGACGCCCCGACGCCTACTGGCCTCGGTTCTATCTGGCGACCTTTGCCCTCGAATCGGGTCGGATCAACGATGCCCTTCGTCATGCCGACGCGGCGGTCGCCCTGAATCCGTCGACCCCCTGGGCCCTGTTCAACCGAGCCCTGGCGGCGAGAGCCTCGGGGAACACCGCGACGGCCCTTGGGGATCTCCGAGCCGCCTCGGCGCGCATTCCGTCGGGCGACCGCGACCGATTGCGCGATCGAATTGAGCTGAACGTCGGCCTGGTCTTACTTCAGCGAGGCGATCGGGCCGGAGCCCGAGCCGCCTTCGAATCGATCGTGGGAGAAGCTCCGGTCGGGCTGGCCCTGGGACGCCTGGGAACGGACCTGCTGCTGGCCTCGGGGACTTCCGGCGTGGCAAGCGGCCTGGGATCGGCGGGGACTCAGACGGCGATCGGGGCGATTGCCGCCTCGTCGGGCACGCGATTCGAACGGGCCGCTCGGCTGGACCTGGCCCGGCTCGACGCCGAAGCCGGTCGGCCCGCGCTGGCCCTGCTGACCTACAGCGACCTGCTGGTCAACGAACCCGCCCAGCGCGAAGCCCGCCTGGGCCGCGCATTGATCTTGCTGGCCTCGGGTGAGCAACAGAAGGCCCTGGCGGATGCGGAATCCCTGGTCGCTCAGGCCCGAGCGTTCCAGGATCGGACGCTCGCCACGGTGTCGTGGGCCGATCGCCGTCCCCTGGCCGAGTTGCTCGAATTTCGGGGCCGATGCCTCCTGGCGACTGAGCAGCCCACCGCCGCGCTGGCGGATTTTGCCGAGAGCCTGGCGATGGCCCCGACCCCCGCGCGGTCTCGACTACACCTGCGAGCCTTGCTCGCGACCCGGCCGGGAGGTTCGCTCCGGCTGGATGACCCCTCAGTCCTCGACCTGCTTCCCGGCCCCGGCCTGGCCGACGACTTGCGCGATGCGGCCGAGGCGCTGGCCTCGCCTCCAGCCTCGGCCGAAGCGTCTCCCGTGCCACGGATGCTCACCCGGGCCACCGTACTCGCAGGGCTGGGAGAGACCGAGGAGGCCGAGACGGTCGCCTCGGAGGCCGCGCTGATCGCCCCGGATGCCTCGTTGCCGAGACTGGTGCGGGCTCGGATTCGACACCGCTCGGGGGATCTGGCCGGAGCGCTGGCGGATCTCGACGCGGCCCTGGCGCTCCGCCCGAACGATCTGGCCTCGTTGATCTTGCGCGGGCAGGTGTTGTGCGAATCCGGACGCCCGCTCGATGCGATGAACGACCTGAACCGGGCCTCGGTTCTGGGACGAGATGACGCGAGCTTGCATCGCGCCCGAGCGCTTGCCCTGGCCGCGATCGGCCACCTCGATGCGGCCATCGCGGACCTGTCGGAAGCACTGACACGCGACCCGCACGACCCGATCCTGTCGTTGCTTCGCGCCCGGCTGCACCGCCGAGCCGGCCAGCCCGCCGCCGCTCGGGCCGATCTGGACCATGCACTCGCCTGGTCGACCGATCGCCCCGAACTCCGGGCGTTGATCGCCTGGACCCGACGGCTGCGACCATTGGCTGATGAGAACACGCCCGACGGACTTCGGGGGGCCGAGGAACTCACGACCGTCACCCGGTCGCGTTGA
- a CDS encoding DEAD/DEAH box helicase, with protein MARKLGNQDARSRRRSSTEFIDGSIRSTAVRRWFAQSYPGGPTPAQSLAWPVIDAGENLLLVSPTGTGKTLAAFLAILDRLYRQYEAGTLEPGVRCVYLSPLRSLGYDIERNLLEPLDAIRQDLELDTSPVRIGVRTGDTSSHFRRKLREQPPHLLITTPESLSLVLSQKTWGRLWRSVEHLIVDEVHSLVPTKRGADLSVSLERLAAQADRDPSRIGLSATCKPPDPVARFLVGPTRSCRVIEAPRPDGKAGPEIEVESLLNRDEGPHRGLTYRRLLRRLRDETESNRTTIVFANTRAFTERITHDLKADLGADAVAAHHSALDANRRRGVEAALKVGELRAVVTSTSLELGVDIGTADLAVLVGLPGSASRCLQRVGRAGHRVGAQTKGLMLAATAAELAGAAVTARAAREGRVEPSKMVEAPLDVLCQQLIGMACVGECSADEAFGLVRKAGPMESLSRADFDACLLFLAGELAAPAGAWEPEPGATPKWTSPRFWKKGGLFGVRNAKIIRWFRANVGTITSEESVKVLVDEAPIGTLEGNYAERLQPGDRFVLDGRALEFIRLDGLTVHARFSGGEPDLPRWTSDRQGLSAELAAELASFRYRAATLLDEGTSAFRGWLVDDYRLEPESIGLLEDLFAAQEQLSEVPRPGSVLIEESPHEEGVCYTVHAPLGRSACEAAARAFAARLGRRFGRDLGLVVADLGWQVRLPIEASLTASDLPPLLDPEGFADDVLAGVDRGDLAARRFRHVASTALMVLRRPEGGRTKVGGLLWVSQRLYPLVQAACPDHPLLKETRREVLHDLLDTATALDWLRSRPVIRFRSLDGPSPFTACWIDAAGPEPMKFESPEEALRRFHERLFSGDQS; from the coding sequence ATGGCTCGCAAGCTCGGCAATCAGGACGCTCGATCGCGTCGAAGATCTTCAACCGAGTTCATTGACGGCTCGATCCGATCGACCGCCGTTCGGCGCTGGTTTGCCCAATCGTATCCAGGCGGACCGACTCCGGCTCAGTCCCTGGCGTGGCCGGTCATCGACGCCGGGGAAAATCTGTTGCTCGTTTCTCCCACAGGCACGGGAAAAACGCTGGCCGCATTTCTGGCCATCCTCGACCGGCTCTACCGACAGTACGAAGCCGGAACCCTTGAACCGGGCGTGCGATGCGTCTATCTCTCTCCCTTGCGGAGCCTCGGTTATGACATCGAGCGGAACCTGCTGGAACCGCTCGACGCCATTCGCCAGGATCTCGAGCTCGACACCAGCCCGGTGAGAATCGGCGTCCGCACGGGAGACACCTCCAGCCACTTCCGTCGGAAGCTGCGGGAGCAACCGCCGCACCTCTTGATCACGACCCCGGAAAGCCTTTCGCTGGTGCTCAGCCAGAAGACCTGGGGGCGCCTCTGGCGGTCGGTTGAACACCTGATCGTCGACGAGGTTCACTCGCTCGTTCCGACCAAGCGCGGGGCCGATCTCTCCGTTTCGCTCGAACGCCTCGCGGCCCAGGCCGATCGTGACCCGAGCCGAATCGGCCTCTCAGCCACCTGCAAGCCGCCCGACCCGGTCGCCCGGTTCCTGGTCGGGCCGACTCGGTCGTGCCGGGTGATCGAAGCCCCCCGTCCCGATGGCAAGGCCGGGCCAGAGATCGAAGTTGAATCCCTCCTGAATCGCGATGAAGGGCCACACCGAGGCCTCACCTATCGACGGCTCCTCAGGCGACTCCGGGACGAGACGGAATCGAACCGCACCACGATTGTCTTCGCCAACACGAGGGCTTTTACCGAGCGGATCACCCACGATCTGAAGGCAGACCTGGGAGCCGATGCCGTCGCGGCGCACCACTCGGCGCTCGATGCCAACCGCCGCCGAGGCGTCGAGGCAGCCCTGAAAGTTGGAGAACTGCGGGCCGTGGTCACCAGCACGAGCCTGGAGCTGGGGGTCGATATCGGCACGGCCGATCTCGCCGTCCTGGTCGGCCTGCCAGGAAGTGCCTCGCGGTGCTTGCAGCGGGTCGGTCGGGCCGGGCACCGGGTCGGGGCGCAGACGAAAGGGCTGATGCTCGCCGCCACGGCCGCCGAGCTGGCCGGGGCCGCCGTCACGGCCAGGGCGGCCCGGGAAGGGCGTGTCGAGCCGTCGAAGATGGTCGAGGCGCCGCTCGACGTGCTCTGCCAGCAGCTCATCGGCATGGCCTGTGTCGGCGAGTGCTCGGCCGACGAGGCGTTCGGCCTCGTCCGCAAGGCCGGGCCGATGGAATCCCTCTCGCGGGCCGACTTCGACGCCTGCCTCCTGTTCCTCGCCGGAGAACTCGCCGCCCCCGCCGGAGCCTGGGAGCCCGAGCCGGGAGCGACCCCGAAATGGACCTCCCCCCGCTTCTGGAAGAAAGGTGGGCTGTTCGGGGTCCGCAACGCAAAGATCATCCGCTGGTTCCGGGCGAACGTGGGGACGATCACCTCGGAAGAATCGGTCAAGGTACTCGTCGATGAGGCACCGATCGGCACCCTCGAAGGGAACTATGCCGAGCGTCTCCAACCGGGCGATCGGTTCGTGCTCGACGGCCGGGCCTTGGAGTTCATCCGCCTCGACGGCCTGACCGTCCACGCCCGATTCTCCGGAGGGGAACCCGACCTCCCCCGCTGGACGAGCGATCGCCAGGGGCTCTCGGCCGAGCTGGCCGCCGAATTGGCTTCGTTTCGTTATCGTGCTGCAACCCTTCTCGATGAAGGGACTTCCGCCTTCCGCGGCTGGCTCGTTGACGACTACAGGCTCGAACCAGAGTCGATCGGTCTGCTCGAAGACCTGTTCGCGGCACAGGAGCAACTGAGCGAGGTTCCTCGCCCCGGTTCGGTCCTGATTGAGGAGTCCCCACACGAGGAGGGGGTCTGCTACACCGTTCATGCCCCGCTGGGTCGGTCGGCCTGCGAGGCCGCTGCCCGAGCGTTCGCCGCGAGGCTCGGCCGACGCTTCGGGCGTGATCTCGGGCTGGTCGTCGCCGACCTCGGCTGGCAGGTTCGCCTGCCGATCGAGGCGTCCCTGACGGCGAGCGACCTGCCCCCCCTGCTCGACCCCGAGGGCTTTGCCGACGACGTGCTGGCCGGGGTCGACCGCGGCGACCTCGCCGCCCGGCGTTTCCGTCATGTCGCCTCGACCGCCTTGATGGTCCTCCGCCGTCCCGAAGGGGGCCGGACAAAGGTCGGCGGCCTGCTCTGGGTCAGCCAGCGGCTTTATCCCCTGGTCCAGGCCGCATGTCCCGATCACCCTCTCCTGAAAGAGACTCGCCGCGAGGTTCTGCACGACCTGCTCGACACGGCAACAGCCCTTGATTGGCTCCGCTCTCGCCCGGTCATCCGCTTCCGATCGCTCGACGGCCCCTCTCCGTTCACCGCCTGCTGGATCGACGCCGCCGGGCCGGAGCCGATGAAGTTCGAGTCGCCCGAGGAAGCCCTGCGGAGGTTCCACGAGCGACTCTTTTCGGGCGATCAGAGCTGA
- a CDS encoding peptidylprolyl isomerase → MCVIDRRILSPAALALLLFLAGAAIAQAPPTGRPSGAAPAQARATPSANDPVVATYEGGQITRSQVLEFLGQFAIPPDAREEVYTTGINALINQELFARFLQAQNVAVTAAELDAEVAKLGQQLQQSGQGSLNSLMAELGLTETELRERLAMNLQWAKYLRSQADEATLRAYFEKNKDLFTGTTLQASHILMRVEPEATDAEKQAARQKLVDLKKQIDEGALDFAVAADKFSEDPSNQEAPDGGNIGYFSRRGQVVEPFAEAAFALDVGAVSDPVETEYGYHLIKVTDRRSGQDVTFEEIRDAVEAVYGEELQQSIIEEARETAKIDIKPMPENFFPAPTPAVGIPGAPTPGTVPGQSPR, encoded by the coding sequence ATGTGCGTGATCGACCGACGCATTCTGTCGCCGGCGGCCCTTGCCCTTCTCTTGTTCCTGGCGGGTGCCGCGATCGCGCAGGCTCCGCCCACCGGCAGGCCGTCAGGGGCCGCTCCGGCTCAGGCCCGAGCGACCCCTTCGGCCAATGATCCGGTCGTGGCGACCTACGAGGGGGGGCAGATCACCCGATCGCAGGTCCTCGAATTCCTCGGCCAGTTTGCCATTCCTCCCGATGCGAGAGAGGAAGTTTATACCACGGGCATCAACGCGCTGATCAATCAGGAACTGTTCGCTCGCTTCCTTCAAGCGCAGAACGTCGCCGTCACGGCGGCGGAACTGGACGCCGAGGTCGCGAAGCTGGGCCAGCAACTTCAGCAGAGTGGTCAGGGAAGCCTGAACAGTCTGATGGCCGAACTCGGACTGACCGAAACCGAGCTACGCGAACGCCTGGCGATGAATCTCCAGTGGGCCAAGTATCTCCGCTCTCAGGCCGATGAAGCCACGCTTCGCGCCTATTTCGAGAAAAACAAGGATCTGTTCACCGGAACGACGCTCCAGGCGAGTCACATTCTCATGCGGGTCGAGCCGGAAGCAACGGATGCCGAGAAGCAGGCTGCCCGGCAAAAACTGGTCGACTTGAAGAAACAGATCGACGAGGGGGCACTCGATTTTGCCGTCGCTGCCGACAAGTTCTCCGAAGACCCAAGCAATCAGGAGGCGCCCGACGGCGGCAACATCGGTTACTTCTCCCGCCGAGGGCAGGTGGTGGAACCGTTCGCCGAGGCCGCGTTTGCGCTGGACGTCGGAGCGGTGTCCGATCCGGTCGAGACCGAGTACGGCTATCATCTCATCAAAGTGACCGACCGTCGCTCGGGTCAGGATGTCACCTTCGAGGAGATTCGAGACGCCGTCGAAGCGGTCTATGGAGAAGAACTTCAGCAATCCATCATTGAAGAGGCCCGGGAAACGGCGAAGATCGACATCAAGCCGATGCCCGAGAACTTCTTCCCCGCCCCAACCCCTGCGGTCGGGATTCCCGGAGCCCCGACCCCGGGAACGGTTCCCGGTCAATCACCCAGGTGA
- a CDS encoding metal-dependent hydrolase gives MIKEGRVVAMGNFRQHVGFASFLGVLYAWGGAVVMGVHWMYGSVAALLATVGGLLPDLDSDSSIQLRGFSGLLGILAAVAVWQDIDDSPVEVPFELHLWSAIVTYVLVRHGLRRTLSRLTVHRGMSHSVPAALIWGAVTYIGYPAESHLLRVLMACAVILGFLSHLLLDEWCSVDLVGRRVNKAFGTALKFSSKSASATLVTYVILAMLGWWVVHFWPADPFSGGFPKPEFHWLETPETHSLHTW, from the coding sequence ATGATCAAGGAAGGTAGGGTCGTGGCGATGGGGAATTTTCGGCAGCACGTCGGCTTCGCCAGCTTCCTCGGGGTTTTGTACGCCTGGGGGGGGGCGGTGGTGATGGGCGTTCACTGGATGTACGGTTCGGTGGCGGCCTTGCTGGCCACGGTCGGGGGATTGTTGCCGGACCTCGATTCGGATAGCTCGATCCAGCTTAGAGGCTTTAGCGGACTGCTGGGCATTCTCGCTGCGGTGGCCGTTTGGCAGGATATCGACGATTCGCCGGTGGAGGTCCCGTTTGAGCTGCACCTCTGGTCGGCCATCGTGACGTACGTGCTCGTCCGGCACGGCTTGCGGCGGACCCTCTCGCGTCTGACGGTCCACCGGGGCATGTCGCACAGCGTTCCGGCCGCCTTGATCTGGGGGGCGGTCACCTACATCGGCTATCCCGCGGAGTCGCATTTGCTGCGGGTTTTGATGGCCTGCGCGGTCATTCTCGGGTTTCTCTCGCACCTGTTGCTCGATGAGTGGTGCAGCGTCGATCTGGTCGGCAGGCGCGTAAACAAGGCGTTCGGCACGGCCCTGAAGTTCTCGTCAAAGTCAGCCAGTGCGACCCTCGTGACCTATGTGATCCTGGCGATGCTCGGCTGGTGGGTCGTCCACTTCTGGCCCGCCGATCCCTTCTCAGGAGGATTCCCGAAGCCGGAGTTCCACTGGCTGGAGACGCCGGAAACGCATTCCCTGCACACATGGTAA